A stretch of the Vitis riparia cultivar Riparia Gloire de Montpellier isolate 1030 chromosome 13, EGFV_Vit.rip_1.0, whole genome shotgun sequence genome encodes the following:
- the LOC117929284 gene encoding annexin D4-like yields the protein MDPPNDFEALTEAFSGFGVDEDLMASILGKWHLDHLESFRKRTKFFLEDERLFERWDDHHIGCLTKEFLRFKDIVVQWIMHPWERDARLVHEAITKGPQAYGLLIEIACTRSSEELLGARKAYQSLFNQSIEDVASQLEGIERKLLVALVSSYRYEGSRVNDGTARSEATTLAIAVKNVDKKNPIEDDGIVRILTTRSKLHLKAVVKYYKEIYGKNIDEVLNDAFKDDADENTKEALTRVIVTRINVDMKEIIEEFDKQYKIPLTQKIEDVALGNYKDFLVSLIRRVA from the exons ATGGATCCTCCAAATGACTTTGAAGCTCTCACCGAGGCTTTCTCAG GATTTGGAGTTGATGAGGATTTGATGGCATCGATCCTAGGAAAGTGGCATTTGGATCACTTGGAATCCTTTAGAAAGAGAACTAAATTCTTCTTGGAGGATGAACGTCTTTTTGAGAGGTGGGATGATCACCATATTGGATGCTTAACGAAAGAATTTCTGCGGTTTAAG gATATTGTGGTGCAATGGATCATGCATCCTTGGGAAAGGGATGCTCGTTTGGTGCATGAGGCTATTACTAAGGGTCCTCAAGCATATGGCTTGCTCATTGAGATTGCATGCACAAGATCATCAGAAGAGTTGCTTGGAGCTAGGAAAGCTTATCAATCCCTCTTCAACCAGTCGATCGAGGATGTTGCTTCCCAACTTGAAGGCATTGAACGCAAG CTCCTAGTAGCCCTTGTGAGTTCGTATAGATATGAAGGGTCACGAGTTAATGATGGGACTGCTAGATCAGAGGCCACAACACTTGCAATCGCTGTTAAGAATGTTGATAAGAAGAACCCAATTGAAGATGATGGGATAGTGAGGATTCTAACAACAAGGAGCAAGCTCCATCTCAAGGCAGTGGTCAAGTACTATAAGGAGATTTATGGCAAAAATATAGATGAG GTCTTAAATGATGCATTCAAAGATGATGCAGACGAGAATACCAAAGAAGCCCTAACTCGAGTAATAGTGACACGGATCAATGTTGATATGAAGGAAATCATAGAAGAATTTGATAAGCAATATAAAATTCCTCTAACCCAGAAGATTGAAGATGTAGCTCTTGGAAACTATAAGGATTTCTTGGTGAGCTTGATTAGAAGAGTGGCCTAA